One genomic window of Sardina pilchardus chromosome 15, fSarPil1.1, whole genome shotgun sequence includes the following:
- the abl2 gene encoding tyrosine-protein kinase ABL2 isoform X2, giving the protein MTLRTLPPSSSFEEERAWLTGHPCPSVKNAIYSRLSVKGASSTEALHRPFGLDSAALTEAVRWSSKENLLGAAESDPNLFVALYDFVASGDNTLSITKGEKLRVLGYNQNGEWSEVRSKNGQGWVPSNYITPVNSLEKHSWYHGPVSRSAAEYLLSSLINGSFLVRESESSPGQLSISLRYEGRVYHYRINTASDGKVYVTSESRFSTLAELVHHHSTVADGLVTTLHYPAPKRNKPTVYGVSPIHDKWEMERTDITMKHKLGGGQYGEVYVGVWKKYNLTVAVKTLKEDTMEVEEFLKEAAVMKEVKHPNLVQLLGVCTLEPPFYIVTEYMPHGNLLDYLRECDREEVTAVVLLYMATQISSAMEYLEKKNFIHRDLAARNCLVGENHVVKVADFGLSRLMTGDTYTAHAGAKFPIKWTAPESLAYNTFSIKSDVWAFGVLLWEIATYGMSPYPGIDLSQVYDLLEKGYRMEQPEGCPPKVYELMRACWQWSPMDRPSFAETHQAFETMFHDSSISEEVAEELCKTSSQGASSHSFGHDMPLLPSKGSSRTLRKHAENKENIEGGLDGRGDSEERGGGGLGPAGLMASLLGGEGRSGSSPALPRKQRDKSPSSLLEDGSETTFTRDRKAGFFSSFMKKKSSSSSSSSPSSHAQQNLPMPPKRSSSFREMETQPHKKYEPTAAFCAPPPPDGLGFSPSHGEANHIQARCCGAAFGQKPGAPSAGQVGGSSSSGGSSSGSSWGSLAGFFTPRLIKKTLGLRSSGGKSQSSDEKPFPRSNSTSSMSAGLPDLERMALTLPRKSSNSKPPLERTASTTSQPENGAPGRPPEAPLTPRKMDEGTAQIRERPKAKLLPRGASAGTRVPGVGGEGDGGQQQDTMGGQDRQGWSSPSKSGSAGVHNHKVPVVISPTLKHSPADVHLVGVDSQGNRFKLLTDHQSADRDRPRLVKPKCAPPPPPTLRSLSQPYGGPDGPDDFPPEVNGEVPTPTKRSGRGGGGGGERERERGRPAVPPPQVPPAPSPSSTPTKMANGASSSTHSSSVASKVALRRTRQQVERVLPDKVSKEALLECAGSLSSALHTSAEPASSSAVLDAGHQLLDYCSGYVDCIPQTRNKFAFREAVGKLELNLQELRASSGAGGGGGGGGGGLGNTPALDNLHSCIKEISDVVQR; this is encoded by the exons ATGACTCTGAGGACCCTACCACCCAGCAGCAGTTTTGAGGAAGAGCGGGCCTGGCTCACGGGCCACCCCTGCCCCAGCGTCAAGAATGCCATCTACAGCCGCCTCTCCGTCAAAGGTGCCTCCAGCACAG aGGCCCTGCACCGGCCGTTTGGGCTGGACTCGGCGGCGTTGACCGAGGCTGTGCGCTGGAGCTCCAAGGAGAATCTGCTGGGCGCCGCCGAGAGCGACCCCAACCTCTTCGTTGCACTTTATGATTTTGTCGCCAGCGGCGACAACACACTAAGCATTACGAAAG gtgAGAAGCTGCGCGTTCTGGGCTACAACCAGAATGGCGAGTGGAGCGAGGTGCGCTCCAAGAACGGCCAGGGCTGGGTGCCCAGCAACTACATCACGCCGGTCAACAGCCTGGAGAAGCACAGCTGGTACCACGGGCCGGTGTCGCGCAGCGCCGCCGAGTACCTGCTCAGCAGCCTCATCAACGGCAGCTTCCTGGTGCGCGAGAGCGAGAGCAGCCCCGGCCAGCTGTCCATCTCGCTGCGCTACGAGGGACGCGTCTACCACTACCGCATCAACACCGCCTCCGACGGCAAG GTGTACGTGACGTCGGAGAGCCGCTTCAGCACGCTGGCGGAGCTGGTGCACCACCACTCCACGGTGGCGGACGGCCTGGTGACCACGCTGCACTACCCGGCGCCCAAGCGCAACAAGCCCACCGTCTACGGCGTGTCGCCCATCCACGACAAGTGGGAGATGGAGCGCACCGACATCACCATGAAGCACAAGCTGGGCGGCGGCCAGTACGGCGAGGTCTACGTGGGCGTGTGGAAGAAGTACAACCTCACCGTGGCCGTCAAGACACTCAAG GAAGACActatggaggtggaggagtttcTGAAAGAGGCTGCGGTCATGAAGGAGGTGAAGCATCCTAACCTGGTGCAGCTGCTCG GTGTGTGTACGCTGGAGCCCCCCTTCTACATCGTGACAGAGTACATGCCCCATGGGAACCTCCTGGACTACCTGCGCGAGTGTGACCGTGAGGAGGTGACTGCCGTGGTGCTGCTCTACATGGCCACGCAGATCTCCTCCGCCATGGAGTACCTGGAGAAGAAGAACTTCATCCACAG GGACCTGGCGGCGCGTAACTGTCTGGTGGGGGAGAACCACGTGGTGAAGGTGGCAGACTTTGGCCTGAGTCGGCTGATGACGGGGGACACGTACACGGCCCACGCCGGAGCCAAGTTCCCCATCAAGTGGACCGCTCCGGAGAGCCTGGCCTACAACACCTTCTCCATCAAGTCCGACGTCTGGG CATTCGGTGTGCTGCTGTGGGAGATTGCCACCTACGGCATGTCCCCGTACCCGGGCATCGACCTGTCCCAGGTGTACGACCTGCTGGAGAAGGGCTACCGCATGGAGCAGCCCGAGGGATGCCCACCCAAAGTCTACGAGCTCATGAGGGCCT GCTGGCAGTGGAGCCCCATGGACCGACCCTCCTTTGCTGAGACCCACCAGGCCTTTGAGACCATGTTCCACGACTCCAGCATCTCAGAAG AGGTGGCAGAGGAGCTGTGTAAGACCTCCAGCCAGGGGGCCTCCTCTCACTCCTTCGGCCACGACATGCCGCTGCTGCCCTCCAAGGGCTCCTCCCGGACGCTCCGCAAGCACGCCGAGAACAAGGAGAACATCGAGGGCGGCCTGGACGGACGAGGCGACtcggaagaaagaggaggaggagggctgggcCCCGCAG gCCTGATGGCGTCTCTGTTGGGAGGGGAGGGCCGTTCGGGCAGCTCCCCGGCGTTGCCGCGGAAACAGCGCGACAAATCTCCCAGCAGCCTCTTGGAGGACGGCTCGGAGACCACCTTCACCCGGGACCGCAAGGCCGGCTTCTTCAGCTCGTTCATGAAGAAGAAGTCTTCCTCgtcgtcctcttcctctccctcctctcacgCCCAGCAGAACCTTCCCATGCCCCCCAAGCGCAGCAGCTCTTTCCGAGAGATGGAGACGCAGCCCCACAAGAAGTACGAGCCCACGGCGGCGTTCTGCGCCCCTCCGCCCCCGGACGGCCTGGGCTTCTCCCCGTCCCACGGCGAGGCCAACCACATCCAGGCGCGCTGCTGCGGCGCCGCCTTCGGTCAGAAACCCGGCGCGCCCTCTGCTGGACAGGTAGggggtagcagcagcagcggcggcagcagcagcggtagcAGCTGGGGCAGCCTGGCCGGCTTCTTCACCCCGCGCCTGATCAAGAAGACCCTGGGGCTGCGCTCGAGCGGCGGCAAGTCCCAGAGCTCGGACGAGAAGCCCTTCCCCAGGTCCAACTCCACGTCGTCCATGTCGGCGGGGCTGCCCGACCTGGAGCGCATGGCGCTCACGCTGCCGCGCAAGAGCAGCAACAGCAAGCCCCCGCTGGAGCGCACCGCCTCCACCACCTCGCAGCCCGAGAACGGGGCTCCCGGCCGGCCCCCGGAGGCGCCGCTCACGCCCCGCAAGATGGACGAGGGCACGGCGCAGATCCGCGAGCGGCCCAAGGCCAAGCTGCTGCCGCGCGGCGCCTCGGCGGGCACCAGGGTGCCAGGCGTCGGGGGCGAGGGAGATGGCGGTCAACAGCAGGACACGATGGGGGGACAGGACAGGCAGGGCTGGTCGTCGCCGTCGAAAAGCGGCTCGGCGGGCGTGCACAACCACAAGGTGCCGGTGGTCATCTCGCCCACGCTGAAACACAGCCCGGCGGACGTGCACCTGGTCGGGGTGGACTCGCAGGGCAACCGCTTCAAGCTGCTCACGGACCACCAGTCCGCCGACAGAGACCGGCCGCGCCTGGTCAAGCCCAAGTGCgcgccccctcctccacccacgcTGCGCTCGCTCTCGCAGCCCTACGGAGGGCCGGACGGGCCGGACGACTTCCCTCCAGAGGTCAACGGCGAGGTGCCCACGCCCACGAAACGTTCAGgccggggaggaggaggcggaggcgagagggagagggagcgggggAGGCCGGCCGTGCCCCCTCCGCAAGTGCCCCCGGCCCCCTCGCCCTCCTCCACCCCGACCAAGATGGCCAACGGCGCCTCCTCCAGCACCCACAGCTCCTCGGTGGCCTCCAAGGTGGCGCTGCGGCGGACTCGGCAGCAGGTGGAGCGCGTGCTCCCCGACAAGGTGAGCAAGGAGGCGCTGCTGGAGTGCGCCGGGAGCCTGAGCAGCGCGCTCCACACCAGCGCCGAGCCGGCGTCCAGCAGCGCCGTCCTGGACGCCGGCCACCAGCTCCTGGACTACTGCTCGGGCTACGTGGACTGCATCCCCCAGACGCGCAACAAGTTCGCTTTCCGCGAGGCCGTCGGCAAACTGGAGCTCAACCTGCAGGAGCTGCGCGCCTCCTCTGgggcaggaggtggaggaggaggaggtggtgggggtttaGGGAACACTCCCGCTTTGGACAACTTGCACAGCTGCATTAAAGAAATCAGTGACGTGGTGCAAAGGTAG
- the abl2 gene encoding tyrosine-protein kinase ABL2 isoform X3, which translates to MEALHRPFGLDSAALTEAVRWSSKENLLGAAESDPNLFVALYDFVASGDNTLSITKGEKLRVLGYNQNGEWSEVRSKNGQGWVPSNYITPVNSLEKHSWYHGPVSRSAAEYLLSSLINGSFLVRESESSPGQLSISLRYEGRVYHYRINTASDGKVYVTSESRFSTLAELVHHHSTVADGLVTTLHYPAPKRNKPTVYGVSPIHDKWEMERTDITMKHKLGGGQYGEVYVGVWKKYNLTVAVKTLKEDTMEVEEFLKEAAVMKEVKHPNLVQLLGVCTLEPPFYIVTEYMPHGNLLDYLRECDREEVTAVVLLYMATQISSAMEYLEKKNFIHRDLAARNCLVGENHVVKVADFGLSRLMTGDTYTAHAGAKFPIKWTAPESLAYNTFSIKSDVWAFGVLLWEIATYGMSPYPGIDLSQVYDLLEKGYRMEQPEGCPPKVYELMRACWQWSPMDRPSFAETHQAFETMFHDSSISEEVAEELCKTSSQGASSHSFGHDMPLLPSKGSSRTLRKHAENKENIEGGLDGRGDSEERGGGGLGPAGLMASLLGGEGRSGSSPALPRKQRDKSPSSLLEDGSETTFTRDRKAGFFSSFMKKKSSSSSSSSPSSHAQQNLPMPPKRSSSFREMETQPHKKYEPTAAFCAPPPPDGLGFSPSHGEANHIQARCCGAAFGQKPGAPSAGQVGGSSSSGGSSSGSSWGSLAGFFTPRLIKKTLGLRSSGGKSQSSDEKPFPRSNSTSSMSAGLPDLERMALTLPRKSSNSKPPLERTASTTSQPENGAPGRPPEAPLTPRKMDEGTAQIRERPKAKLLPRGASAGTRVPGVGGEGDGGQQQDTMGGQDRQGWSSPSKSGSAGVHNHKVPVVISPTLKHSPADVHLVGVDSQGNRFKLLTDHQSADRDRPRLVKPKCAPPPPPTLRSLSQPYGGPDGPDDFPPEVNGEVPTPTKRSGRGGGGGGERERERGRPAVPPPQVPPAPSPSSTPTKMANGASSSTHSSSVASKVALRRTRQQVERVLPDKVSKEALLECAGSLSSALHTSAEPASSSAVLDAGHQLLDYCSGYVDCIPQTRNKFAFREAVGKLELNLQELRASSGAGGGGGGGGGGLGNTPALDNLHSCIKEISDVVQR; encoded by the exons ATGG aGGCCCTGCACCGGCCGTTTGGGCTGGACTCGGCGGCGTTGACCGAGGCTGTGCGCTGGAGCTCCAAGGAGAATCTGCTGGGCGCCGCCGAGAGCGACCCCAACCTCTTCGTTGCACTTTATGATTTTGTCGCCAGCGGCGACAACACACTAAGCATTACGAAAG gtgAGAAGCTGCGCGTTCTGGGCTACAACCAGAATGGCGAGTGGAGCGAGGTGCGCTCCAAGAACGGCCAGGGCTGGGTGCCCAGCAACTACATCACGCCGGTCAACAGCCTGGAGAAGCACAGCTGGTACCACGGGCCGGTGTCGCGCAGCGCCGCCGAGTACCTGCTCAGCAGCCTCATCAACGGCAGCTTCCTGGTGCGCGAGAGCGAGAGCAGCCCCGGCCAGCTGTCCATCTCGCTGCGCTACGAGGGACGCGTCTACCACTACCGCATCAACACCGCCTCCGACGGCAAG GTGTACGTGACGTCGGAGAGCCGCTTCAGCACGCTGGCGGAGCTGGTGCACCACCACTCCACGGTGGCGGACGGCCTGGTGACCACGCTGCACTACCCGGCGCCCAAGCGCAACAAGCCCACCGTCTACGGCGTGTCGCCCATCCACGACAAGTGGGAGATGGAGCGCACCGACATCACCATGAAGCACAAGCTGGGCGGCGGCCAGTACGGCGAGGTCTACGTGGGCGTGTGGAAGAAGTACAACCTCACCGTGGCCGTCAAGACACTCAAG GAAGACActatggaggtggaggagtttcTGAAAGAGGCTGCGGTCATGAAGGAGGTGAAGCATCCTAACCTGGTGCAGCTGCTCG GTGTGTGTACGCTGGAGCCCCCCTTCTACATCGTGACAGAGTACATGCCCCATGGGAACCTCCTGGACTACCTGCGCGAGTGTGACCGTGAGGAGGTGACTGCCGTGGTGCTGCTCTACATGGCCACGCAGATCTCCTCCGCCATGGAGTACCTGGAGAAGAAGAACTTCATCCACAG GGACCTGGCGGCGCGTAACTGTCTGGTGGGGGAGAACCACGTGGTGAAGGTGGCAGACTTTGGCCTGAGTCGGCTGATGACGGGGGACACGTACACGGCCCACGCCGGAGCCAAGTTCCCCATCAAGTGGACCGCTCCGGAGAGCCTGGCCTACAACACCTTCTCCATCAAGTCCGACGTCTGGG CATTCGGTGTGCTGCTGTGGGAGATTGCCACCTACGGCATGTCCCCGTACCCGGGCATCGACCTGTCCCAGGTGTACGACCTGCTGGAGAAGGGCTACCGCATGGAGCAGCCCGAGGGATGCCCACCCAAAGTCTACGAGCTCATGAGGGCCT GCTGGCAGTGGAGCCCCATGGACCGACCCTCCTTTGCTGAGACCCACCAGGCCTTTGAGACCATGTTCCACGACTCCAGCATCTCAGAAG AGGTGGCAGAGGAGCTGTGTAAGACCTCCAGCCAGGGGGCCTCCTCTCACTCCTTCGGCCACGACATGCCGCTGCTGCCCTCCAAGGGCTCCTCCCGGACGCTCCGCAAGCACGCCGAGAACAAGGAGAACATCGAGGGCGGCCTGGACGGACGAGGCGACtcggaagaaagaggaggaggagggctgggcCCCGCAG gCCTGATGGCGTCTCTGTTGGGAGGGGAGGGCCGTTCGGGCAGCTCCCCGGCGTTGCCGCGGAAACAGCGCGACAAATCTCCCAGCAGCCTCTTGGAGGACGGCTCGGAGACCACCTTCACCCGGGACCGCAAGGCCGGCTTCTTCAGCTCGTTCATGAAGAAGAAGTCTTCCTCgtcgtcctcttcctctccctcctctcacgCCCAGCAGAACCTTCCCATGCCCCCCAAGCGCAGCAGCTCTTTCCGAGAGATGGAGACGCAGCCCCACAAGAAGTACGAGCCCACGGCGGCGTTCTGCGCCCCTCCGCCCCCGGACGGCCTGGGCTTCTCCCCGTCCCACGGCGAGGCCAACCACATCCAGGCGCGCTGCTGCGGCGCCGCCTTCGGTCAGAAACCCGGCGCGCCCTCTGCTGGACAGGTAGggggtagcagcagcagcggcggcagcagcagcggtagcAGCTGGGGCAGCCTGGCCGGCTTCTTCACCCCGCGCCTGATCAAGAAGACCCTGGGGCTGCGCTCGAGCGGCGGCAAGTCCCAGAGCTCGGACGAGAAGCCCTTCCCCAGGTCCAACTCCACGTCGTCCATGTCGGCGGGGCTGCCCGACCTGGAGCGCATGGCGCTCACGCTGCCGCGCAAGAGCAGCAACAGCAAGCCCCCGCTGGAGCGCACCGCCTCCACCACCTCGCAGCCCGAGAACGGGGCTCCCGGCCGGCCCCCGGAGGCGCCGCTCACGCCCCGCAAGATGGACGAGGGCACGGCGCAGATCCGCGAGCGGCCCAAGGCCAAGCTGCTGCCGCGCGGCGCCTCGGCGGGCACCAGGGTGCCAGGCGTCGGGGGCGAGGGAGATGGCGGTCAACAGCAGGACACGATGGGGGGACAGGACAGGCAGGGCTGGTCGTCGCCGTCGAAAAGCGGCTCGGCGGGCGTGCACAACCACAAGGTGCCGGTGGTCATCTCGCCCACGCTGAAACACAGCCCGGCGGACGTGCACCTGGTCGGGGTGGACTCGCAGGGCAACCGCTTCAAGCTGCTCACGGACCACCAGTCCGCCGACAGAGACCGGCCGCGCCTGGTCAAGCCCAAGTGCgcgccccctcctccacccacgcTGCGCTCGCTCTCGCAGCCCTACGGAGGGCCGGACGGGCCGGACGACTTCCCTCCAGAGGTCAACGGCGAGGTGCCCACGCCCACGAAACGTTCAGgccggggaggaggaggcggaggcgagagggagagggagcgggggAGGCCGGCCGTGCCCCCTCCGCAAGTGCCCCCGGCCCCCTCGCCCTCCTCCACCCCGACCAAGATGGCCAACGGCGCCTCCTCCAGCACCCACAGCTCCTCGGTGGCCTCCAAGGTGGCGCTGCGGCGGACTCGGCAGCAGGTGGAGCGCGTGCTCCCCGACAAGGTGAGCAAGGAGGCGCTGCTGGAGTGCGCCGGGAGCCTGAGCAGCGCGCTCCACACCAGCGCCGAGCCGGCGTCCAGCAGCGCCGTCCTGGACGCCGGCCACCAGCTCCTGGACTACTGCTCGGGCTACGTGGACTGCATCCCCCAGACGCGCAACAAGTTCGCTTTCCGCGAGGCCGTCGGCAAACTGGAGCTCAACCTGCAGGAGCTGCGCGCCTCCTCTGgggcaggaggtggaggaggaggaggtggtgggggtttaGGGAACACTCCCGCTTTGGACAACTTGCACAGCTGCATTAAAGAAATCAGTGACGTGGTGCAAAGGTAG
- the abl2 gene encoding tyrosine-protein kinase ABL2 isoform X1 has protein sequence MGQQVGRVGEGASSGLQPQQPHSQLQHPGKASRSSGSGRRPKEVATTGTPPGRTAAANLSDPGINIFTQHSEALHRPFGLDSAALTEAVRWSSKENLLGAAESDPNLFVALYDFVASGDNTLSITKGEKLRVLGYNQNGEWSEVRSKNGQGWVPSNYITPVNSLEKHSWYHGPVSRSAAEYLLSSLINGSFLVRESESSPGQLSISLRYEGRVYHYRINTASDGKVYVTSESRFSTLAELVHHHSTVADGLVTTLHYPAPKRNKPTVYGVSPIHDKWEMERTDITMKHKLGGGQYGEVYVGVWKKYNLTVAVKTLKEDTMEVEEFLKEAAVMKEVKHPNLVQLLGVCTLEPPFYIVTEYMPHGNLLDYLRECDREEVTAVVLLYMATQISSAMEYLEKKNFIHRDLAARNCLVGENHVVKVADFGLSRLMTGDTYTAHAGAKFPIKWTAPESLAYNTFSIKSDVWAFGVLLWEIATYGMSPYPGIDLSQVYDLLEKGYRMEQPEGCPPKVYELMRACWQWSPMDRPSFAETHQAFETMFHDSSISEEVAEELCKTSSQGASSHSFGHDMPLLPSKGSSRTLRKHAENKENIEGGLDGRGDSEERGGGGLGPAGLMASLLGGEGRSGSSPALPRKQRDKSPSSLLEDGSETTFTRDRKAGFFSSFMKKKSSSSSSSSPSSHAQQNLPMPPKRSSSFREMETQPHKKYEPTAAFCAPPPPDGLGFSPSHGEANHIQARCCGAAFGQKPGAPSAGQVGGSSSSGGSSSGSSWGSLAGFFTPRLIKKTLGLRSSGGKSQSSDEKPFPRSNSTSSMSAGLPDLERMALTLPRKSSNSKPPLERTASTTSQPENGAPGRPPEAPLTPRKMDEGTAQIRERPKAKLLPRGASAGTRVPGVGGEGDGGQQQDTMGGQDRQGWSSPSKSGSAGVHNHKVPVVISPTLKHSPADVHLVGVDSQGNRFKLLTDHQSADRDRPRLVKPKCAPPPPPTLRSLSQPYGGPDGPDDFPPEVNGEVPTPTKRSGRGGGGGGERERERGRPAVPPPQVPPAPSPSSTPTKMANGASSSTHSSSVASKVALRRTRQQVERVLPDKVSKEALLECAGSLSSALHTSAEPASSSAVLDAGHQLLDYCSGYVDCIPQTRNKFAFREAVGKLELNLQELRASSGAGGGGGGGGGGLGNTPALDNLHSCIKEISDVVQR, from the exons aGGCCCTGCACCGGCCGTTTGGGCTGGACTCGGCGGCGTTGACCGAGGCTGTGCGCTGGAGCTCCAAGGAGAATCTGCTGGGCGCCGCCGAGAGCGACCCCAACCTCTTCGTTGCACTTTATGATTTTGTCGCCAGCGGCGACAACACACTAAGCATTACGAAAG gtgAGAAGCTGCGCGTTCTGGGCTACAACCAGAATGGCGAGTGGAGCGAGGTGCGCTCCAAGAACGGCCAGGGCTGGGTGCCCAGCAACTACATCACGCCGGTCAACAGCCTGGAGAAGCACAGCTGGTACCACGGGCCGGTGTCGCGCAGCGCCGCCGAGTACCTGCTCAGCAGCCTCATCAACGGCAGCTTCCTGGTGCGCGAGAGCGAGAGCAGCCCCGGCCAGCTGTCCATCTCGCTGCGCTACGAGGGACGCGTCTACCACTACCGCATCAACACCGCCTCCGACGGCAAG GTGTACGTGACGTCGGAGAGCCGCTTCAGCACGCTGGCGGAGCTGGTGCACCACCACTCCACGGTGGCGGACGGCCTGGTGACCACGCTGCACTACCCGGCGCCCAAGCGCAACAAGCCCACCGTCTACGGCGTGTCGCCCATCCACGACAAGTGGGAGATGGAGCGCACCGACATCACCATGAAGCACAAGCTGGGCGGCGGCCAGTACGGCGAGGTCTACGTGGGCGTGTGGAAGAAGTACAACCTCACCGTGGCCGTCAAGACACTCAAG GAAGACActatggaggtggaggagtttcTGAAAGAGGCTGCGGTCATGAAGGAGGTGAAGCATCCTAACCTGGTGCAGCTGCTCG GTGTGTGTACGCTGGAGCCCCCCTTCTACATCGTGACAGAGTACATGCCCCATGGGAACCTCCTGGACTACCTGCGCGAGTGTGACCGTGAGGAGGTGACTGCCGTGGTGCTGCTCTACATGGCCACGCAGATCTCCTCCGCCATGGAGTACCTGGAGAAGAAGAACTTCATCCACAG GGACCTGGCGGCGCGTAACTGTCTGGTGGGGGAGAACCACGTGGTGAAGGTGGCAGACTTTGGCCTGAGTCGGCTGATGACGGGGGACACGTACACGGCCCACGCCGGAGCCAAGTTCCCCATCAAGTGGACCGCTCCGGAGAGCCTGGCCTACAACACCTTCTCCATCAAGTCCGACGTCTGGG CATTCGGTGTGCTGCTGTGGGAGATTGCCACCTACGGCATGTCCCCGTACCCGGGCATCGACCTGTCCCAGGTGTACGACCTGCTGGAGAAGGGCTACCGCATGGAGCAGCCCGAGGGATGCCCACCCAAAGTCTACGAGCTCATGAGGGCCT GCTGGCAGTGGAGCCCCATGGACCGACCCTCCTTTGCTGAGACCCACCAGGCCTTTGAGACCATGTTCCACGACTCCAGCATCTCAGAAG AGGTGGCAGAGGAGCTGTGTAAGACCTCCAGCCAGGGGGCCTCCTCTCACTCCTTCGGCCACGACATGCCGCTGCTGCCCTCCAAGGGCTCCTCCCGGACGCTCCGCAAGCACGCCGAGAACAAGGAGAACATCGAGGGCGGCCTGGACGGACGAGGCGACtcggaagaaagaggaggaggagggctgggcCCCGCAG gCCTGATGGCGTCTCTGTTGGGAGGGGAGGGCCGTTCGGGCAGCTCCCCGGCGTTGCCGCGGAAACAGCGCGACAAATCTCCCAGCAGCCTCTTGGAGGACGGCTCGGAGACCACCTTCACCCGGGACCGCAAGGCCGGCTTCTTCAGCTCGTTCATGAAGAAGAAGTCTTCCTCgtcgtcctcttcctctccctcctctcacgCCCAGCAGAACCTTCCCATGCCCCCCAAGCGCAGCAGCTCTTTCCGAGAGATGGAGACGCAGCCCCACAAGAAGTACGAGCCCACGGCGGCGTTCTGCGCCCCTCCGCCCCCGGACGGCCTGGGCTTCTCCCCGTCCCACGGCGAGGCCAACCACATCCAGGCGCGCTGCTGCGGCGCCGCCTTCGGTCAGAAACCCGGCGCGCCCTCTGCTGGACAGGTAGggggtagcagcagcagcggcggcagcagcagcggtagcAGCTGGGGCAGCCTGGCCGGCTTCTTCACCCCGCGCCTGATCAAGAAGACCCTGGGGCTGCGCTCGAGCGGCGGCAAGTCCCAGAGCTCGGACGAGAAGCCCTTCCCCAGGTCCAACTCCACGTCGTCCATGTCGGCGGGGCTGCCCGACCTGGAGCGCATGGCGCTCACGCTGCCGCGCAAGAGCAGCAACAGCAAGCCCCCGCTGGAGCGCACCGCCTCCACCACCTCGCAGCCCGAGAACGGGGCTCCCGGCCGGCCCCCGGAGGCGCCGCTCACGCCCCGCAAGATGGACGAGGGCACGGCGCAGATCCGCGAGCGGCCCAAGGCCAAGCTGCTGCCGCGCGGCGCCTCGGCGGGCACCAGGGTGCCAGGCGTCGGGGGCGAGGGAGATGGCGGTCAACAGCAGGACACGATGGGGGGACAGGACAGGCAGGGCTGGTCGTCGCCGTCGAAAAGCGGCTCGGCGGGCGTGCACAACCACAAGGTGCCGGTGGTCATCTCGCCCACGCTGAAACACAGCCCGGCGGACGTGCACCTGGTCGGGGTGGACTCGCAGGGCAACCGCTTCAAGCTGCTCACGGACCACCAGTCCGCCGACAGAGACCGGCCGCGCCTGGTCAAGCCCAAGTGCgcgccccctcctccacccacgcTGCGCTCGCTCTCGCAGCCCTACGGAGGGCCGGACGGGCCGGACGACTTCCCTCCAGAGGTCAACGGCGAGGTGCCCACGCCCACGAAACGTTCAGgccggggaggaggaggcggaggcgagagggagagggagcgggggAGGCCGGCCGTGCCCCCTCCGCAAGTGCCCCCGGCCCCCTCGCCCTCCTCCACCCCGACCAAGATGGCCAACGGCGCCTCCTCCAGCACCCACAGCTCCTCGGTGGCCTCCAAGGTGGCGCTGCGGCGGACTCGGCAGCAGGTGGAGCGCGTGCTCCCCGACAAGGTGAGCAAGGAGGCGCTGCTGGAGTGCGCCGGGAGCCTGAGCAGCGCGCTCCACACCAGCGCCGAGCCGGCGTCCAGCAGCGCCGTCCTGGACGCCGGCCACCAGCTCCTGGACTACTGCTCGGGCTACGTGGACTGCATCCCCCAGACGCGCAACAAGTTCGCTTTCCGCGAGGCCGTCGGCAAACTGGAGCTCAACCTGCAGGAGCTGCGCGCCTCCTCTGgggcaggaggtggaggaggaggaggtggtgggggtttaGGGAACACTCCCGCTTTGGACAACTTGCACAGCTGCATTAAAGAAATCAGTGACGTGGTGCAAAGGTAG